In Oryzias melastigma strain HK-1 linkage group LG10, ASM292280v2, whole genome shotgun sequence, a single window of DNA contains:
- the LOC112137852 gene encoding thiosulfate sulfurtransferase/rhodanese-like domain-containing protein 2 yields the protein MAATEGVCSEFLNWEVNTSTVDGSKQEKHISAAHRKYYSFCRRKSFAMFVASKNCSTEGRASWCCCGQTFTEHSAVHKHVARAHAAEVQQLAQTAFQALLSQLAEEERTQRLKGHQEEEEEVDFSVWIPDVSHIPAEQLKIGPGKVLLYYRYCKVEDPHVICAWQNALCEKLQLTGKVRVAAEGINGTVGGTAVAADLYISAMISHPLFKMEREDFKTSDGGAECFPELKVGVYREIVPMGVDPDEVSYQLAGVHLDPEEFHKEVEALLVKGDSSKDTVLLDCRNFYESKIGQFSQCLAPNIRKFSYFPDYVDQNLELFRDKKVLMYCTGGIRCERASAYLLSKEVCKEVYQLKGGIHKYLERFPEGFYRGKLFVFDERYAISSNDDVISDCSFCGRPWDRYQLCSTRFCCQLVLSCPSCRRRGNTACCGACQGKGQAQGEGDAPHHKEECECTEKRPRIPQDV from the exons ATGGCCGCCACTGAAGGAGTCTGCTCAGAGTTTCTGAACTGGGAGGTCAACACTTCGACGGTTGATGGATCAAAGcaagagaaacacatttctgctgCTCACAGAAAGTATTACAGCTTCTGCAGGAGAAAG TCCTTTGCCATGTTTGTGGCTTCAAAGAACTGCAGCACAGAGGGCCGAGCCTCGTGGTGCTGCTGTGGCCAGACCTTCACCGAACACTCTGCAGTTCACAAACATGTGGCCAGAGCTCACGCCGCCGAAGTGCAGCAGCTGGCGCAGACGGCGTTCCAGGCTTTGCTGAGCCAGCTGGCAGAGGAAGAGCGAACTCAGCGGCTGAAAGGACaccaggaagaagaagaagaagtggacttttctgtgtggattcCAGACGTTAGCCACATCccagcagagcagctgaaaAT CGGTCCCGGCAAGGTCCTGCTCTATTACCGCTACTGTAAGGTGGAGGATCCGCACGTCATCTGCGCCTGGCAGAACGCTCTGTGTGAGAAGCTGCAGTTAACGGGGAAG GTGAGGGTGGCGGCGGAAGGAATCAACGGGACGGTTGGTGGAACCGCCGTCGCCGCAGATCTCTACATCAGTGCCATGATTTCACACCCCCTCTTTAAGATGGAGCGAGAGGATTTTAAG ACCAGTGACGGCGGCGCCGAGTGTTTTCCAGAACTGAAGGTGGGAGTTTACCGGGAGATCGTTCCGATGGGAGTGGATCCGGATGAGGTTTCCTACCAGCTGGCAG GAGTTCATCTGGATCCTGAAGAGTTCCACAAAGAAGTGGAGGCTCTTCTGGTTAAAGGAGATTCCTCTAAAGACACCGTTCTTCTGGACTGCAGGAACTTCTACGAGAGCAAAATC ggACAGTTCTCTCAATGTCTGGCTCCAAACATCCGTAAGTTCAGTTATTTCCCCGACTACGTGGACCAGAACCTGGAACTCTTCAGAGACAAGAAGGTTCTGATGTACTGCACGGGAGGGATACGCTGCGAGCGCGCCTCGGCGTACCTGCTCTCTAAG GAAGTGTGTAAGGAGGTCTACCAGCTGAAAGGTGGAATCCACAAGTATCTGGAGCGGTTCCCTGAAGGGTTCTACCGAGGGAAGCTGTTCGTGTTCGACGAGCGCTACGCCATCTCCTCCAACGACGACGTCATCTCAG ACTGCAGCTTCTGCGGACGCCCGTGGGACCGGTACCAGCTCTGCAGCACCCGCTTCTGCTGCCAGCTGGTGCTGTCCTGCCCCAGCTGCCGGCGGCGCGGAAACACCGCCTGCTGCGGCGCCTGCCAGGGCAAAGGACAGGCTCAGGGCGAGGGCGACGCCCCACATCACAAGGAGGAGTGCGAGTGTACCGAAAAACGACCCAGAATTCCTCAAGACGTCTGA
- the LOC112137849 gene encoding nuclear cap-binding protein subunit 1 translates to MSRRRHSDENDGGQAHKRRRTSEPIEIEDRLESLICRVGEKSTSSLESNLEGLAGVLEADLPNYKNKILRILCSVARLLPEKLTVYTTLVGLLNARNYNFGGEFVEAMIRQLKETLKNNLYNEAVYLVRFLSDLVNCHVIAAPSMVAMFENFISVTQEEDVPQVRLDWFVYVVLSCLPWVGKELYEKKDVEMDRLLSQIEGYLKRRVKTHVPMLQVWTAEKPHPQEEYLDCLWAQIQKLKKDRWQERHILRPYIAFDSVLCEALQHNLPPFTPPGHMPDAQYPMPRVIFRMFDYTDAPEGPVMPGSHSVERFVIEENLHCIIKTHWKERKTCAAQLLSYPGKNKIPLNYHIVEVIFAELFQLPSPPHIDVMYTSLLIELCKLQPGSLPQVLAQATEMLYMRLDTMNTSCIDRFINWFAHHLSNFQFRWSWDDWADCLTLDLDKPKPKFVKEVLEKSMRLSYHQRIVDIVPATFSALIPADPIFTFKYEDESASTLPGYATSVTVSNAIKNRASNEEILAILKEVPNPNQEDDDDEGESFNPLKIDVFLQTLLHLAAKSFSHSFSALGKFHEILKTLTESDEGKLHILKVVYEVWRNHPQMIAVLVDKMIRTQIVDCAAVANWLFSQDMAHEFTRLFIWEILHSTIRKMNKHVQKIQKELEEAKEKLEKQQNKRVTTQRDSGEDEDMEKNSEDEEGQLEEQIERLQEKVESAQSEQKNLFLVIFQRFIMLLTEHLVRCETGSVDISTPWYKNCIERLQQVFLMHHVTIQQYMGTLENLLFTAELDHHILAVYQQFCALQL, encoded by the exons ATGTCCAGGAGGAGACACAGCGACGAGAATGACG gagGTCAAGCCCATAAAAGGAGGAGAACATCGGAGCCTATTGAGATTGAAGACCGCCTGGAGTCGCTGATATGTCGCGTTGGAGAAAAA AGTACATCGTCGCTCGAGAGCAACCTGGAGGGGCTCGCAGGTGTTCTGGAGGCGGACCTTccaaactacaaaaacaaaatcctgcGTATTTTATGTTCGGT CGCCCGCCTCCTGCCGGAGAAGCTGACCGTCTACACGACTTTAGTGGGCCTCCTGAACGCCAGGAACTACAACTTTGGAGGGGAGTTTGTGGAGGCCATGATCCGGCAGCTGAAGGAGACGCTGAAAAACAACTTGTACAACGAAGCCGTTTACTTG GTGCGCTTTCTATCGGACCTGGTCAACTGTCACGTGATCGCTGCGCCCTCCATGGTGGCCATGTTTGAAAACTTCATCAGTGTTACTCAGGAGGAGGATGTGCCACAG GTTCGGTTGGACTGGTTTGTGTACGTGGTTCTGTCCTGTCTGCCGTGGGTCGGTAAAGAGCTCTATGAGAAGAAGGACGTGGAGATGGACCGACTCTTGAGCCAGATCGAAGGCTACCTCAA GAGGAGGGTGAAGACTCACGTCCCCATGCTGCAGGTGTGGACCGCCGAGAAGCCACACCCACAAGAAGAG TACCTGGACTGCCTCTGGGCTCAGATCCAGAAGCTGAAGAAGGACCGCTGGCAGGAGCGCCACATCCTCCGGCCGTACATCGCCTTCGACAGCGTCCTGTGCGAGGCCCTGCAGCACAACCTGCCCCCCTTCACTCCGCCGGGACACATGCCCGACGCCCAGTACCCCATGCCCCGCGTCATCTTCCGCATGTTCGACTACACCGACGCCCCGGAG GGGCCCGTCATGCCCGGCAGCCATTCTGTGGAGCGATTCGTCATTGAAGAAAACCTGCACTGCATCATTAAAACTCACTGGAAGGAAAGGAAGACATG cgCTGCTCAGTTACTCAGCTATCCAGGAAAGAATAAAATCCCGCTCAATTACCACATCGTAGAG gTGATCTTCGCCGAGCTCTTCCAGCTGCCCTCGCCGCCGCACATCGACGTCATGTACACCTCTCTGCTCATCGAGCTCTGCAAACTGCAGCCGGGGTCGCTGCCGCAAGTC TTGGCGCAAGCCACAGAAATGCTTTACATGAGGCTGGACACCATGAACACCAGCTGCATCGACAG aTTTATCAACTGGTTTGCTCATCATTTGAGTAACTTTCAGTTCCGGTGGAGCTGGGACGACTG GGCCGACTGCTTGACTTTGGACCTGGACAAACCCAAACCCAAGTTTGTCAAAGAGGTTCTGGAGAAGTCGATGAG ACTTTCCTACCATCAGAGGATCGTGGACATCGTTCCTGCAACCTTCTCCGCCCTCATCCCCGCTGATCCCATCTTTACCTTTAAATACGAAGACGAGAGCGCCT CGACGTTGCCGGGTTACGCCACCTCTGTTACCGTTTCAAACGCCATCAAGAACCGAGCGTCCAACGAGGAAATCCTGGCCATCCTCAAAGAGGTCCCTAACCCCAACCAGGAGGACGATGACG ACGAAGGCGAGAGCTTCAACCCCCTGAAGATCGATGTGTTCCTGCAGACGCTGCTCCACCTGGCAGCCAAATCCTTCAGCCACTCCTTCAGCGCGCTCGGAAA GTTCCACGAGATCCTGAAGACGCTGACGGAGAGCGACGAGGGGAAGCTGCACATCCTCAAAGTGGTGTACGAAGTGTGGAGGAACCACCCGCAG ATGATCGCCGTGCTGGTGGACAAGATGATCCGGACGCAGATCGTGGACTGCGCCGCAGTAGCCAACTGGCTGTTCTCTCAGGACATGGCTCACGAGTTCACCAG ACTCTTCATCTGGGAGATCCTGCACTCCACCATCCGGAAAATGAACAAACACGTGCAGAAGATCCAGAAGGAGCTGGAAGAGGCCAAGGAGAAGCTGGAGAAGCAGCAGAACAAGAGGGTGACCACTCAG AGGGACAGCGGCGAGGACGAGGACATGGAGAAGAACAGCGAGGACGAGGAGGGTCAGCTGGAGGAGCAGATCGAGCGGCTGCAGGAGAAGGTGGAGTCGGCTCAGAGCGAACAGAAGAATCTGTTCCTCGTCATCTTCCAG CGTTTCATCATGCTGTTGACGGAGCACCTGGTCCGCTGTGAGACGGGCAGCGTGGACATCAGCACGCCGTGGTACAAGAACTGCATCGAGCGGCTGCAGCAGGTCTTCCTCATG CATCACGTGACCATCCAGCAGTACATGGGAACCCTGGAGAACCTGCTGTTCACCGCCGAGCTGGACCACCACATCCTGGCCGTGTACCAGCAGTTCTGCGCCCTGCAGCTCTGA
- the slc49a3 gene encoding solute carrier family 49 member A3, translating into MDGGGERSDVRECSGVSGGANLELQKLQSFKVYRRRWFVLLVLCLLNCSNATIWLTFAPVADQSAQYLKVSLEDINWLSLVYMVVAIPLSFGTTWMLDTLGLRITLILGSWLNMLGAMLRLAGQDPLVSSEVHFILVMLGQTIGAVAQPLIIFTPTKVAALWFPDHQRATANMIASMSNPLGILLANIISPLIAKSAAQIPVLLLAYGAPTCIICFLATVGIRSSEPPTPPSASAESSGSEPFVQGLKLLLRNKAYLVLLLCFGSGIAVFTCFSTLLEQVLCVRGYTNDFAGLCGALFIVFGIVGAGALGLYVDKTKKFIEATKINMGLTALACIAFSVVSLMPQQKVAVAAVCSLFGFFGFSIYPVTMELSVECSYPVGEATSAGLVFVSGQVQSVLYIIILQALTKRVADSPQSTCGDAAFSWRVPLMVMAGLCSFFTCSFIILFHSRYRRLEAEEEATNRTKRFNSTATGGRSPST; encoded by the exons ATGGACGGTGGCGGGGAGCGCTCCGACGTTCGGGAGTGTTCGGGCGTTTCCGGAGGAGCGAACTTGGAGCTGCAGAAACTGCAGTCGTTCAAAGTGTACCGGCGGAGGTGGTTTGTGCTGCTGGTGCTGTGTTTGTTAAACTGCTCCAACGCGACG ATATGGCTCACCTTTGCGCCCGTAGCCGACCAGTCTGCCCAGTACCTGAAGGTCAGTCTGGAGGACATCAACTGGCTGTCGTTGGTCTACATGGTGGTGGCCATCCCGCTCAGCTTCGGAACCACCTGGATGTTGGACACGCTGGGCTTACGGATCACG CTCATCCTGGGATCCTGGCTGAACATGCTGGGAGCGATGCTGCGCCTCGCTGGGCAGGACCCCCTGGTCTCCAGTGAGGTCCACTTCATCCTGGTCATGCTGGGTCAGACCATCGGCGCCGTGGCTCAGCCGCTCATCATCTTCACCCCCACCAAGGTGGCCGCACTGTGGTTTCCCGACCACCAGAGGGCCACGGCCAACATGATCGCCTCTATGT CCAACCCTCTGGGCATCCTCCTCGCCAACATCATCTCGCCTCTGATCGCCAAGTCCGCCGCACAAATCCCAGTTCTG ctgctcGCCTATGGAGCTCCGACGTGCATCATCTGTTTCCTAGCAACAGTGGGAATCCGGAGCAGCGAGCCCCCGACTCCACCCTCAGCCAGCGCCGAGTCTTCCGGGTCAGAACCATTCGTCCAGGGATTAAAACTG ctgctgaggAACAAAGCGTAcctggtgctgctgctgtgcttcGGCTCCGGCATCGCCGTCTTCACCTGCTTCTCCACGCTGCTGGAGCAGGTCCTGTGTGTGCGGGGATACACCAAC GACTTCGCCGGGCTGTGCGGCGCTCTCTTCATCGTGTTCGGCATCGTGGGCGCCGGAGCTCTGGGTCTCTACGTGGACAAGACCAAGAAGTTCATCGAAGCCACGAAGATCAACATGGGGTTGACGGCGCTGGCGTGCATCGCCTTCTCTGTG GTGTCTCTGATGCCGCAGCAGAAGGTTGCCGTCGCCGCCGTCTGCTCGCTCTTCGGCTTCTTCGGCTTCTCCATTTATCCGGTGACCATGGAGCTGTCGGTGGAGTGCTCCTACCCGGTGGGAGAGGCCACGTCAGCCGGGCTGGTCTTTGTGTCGGG gcAGGTTCAGTCGGTTCTTTACATCATCATCCTTCAGGCTTTAACCAAACGAGTCGCCGACTCGCCTCAGTCGACCTGCGGGGACGCAGCGTTCAGCTGGAGAG TTCCTCTGATGGTGATGGCCGGTCTGTGCAGCTTCTTCACCTGCAGCTTCATCATCCTCTTCCACAGCCGTTACAGACGCCTGGAGGCCGAGGAGGAGGCCACCAACCGGACCAAGAGATTCAACTCCACGGCCACCGGGGGGCGCTCTCCCAGCACATGA